The Arthrobacter russicus genome has a segment encoding these proteins:
- a CDS encoding ABC transporter ATP-binding protein produces MSIGTADEDRVSLNRADSKAVRARSLRLLGSLIRPVRGKFILTVILVVFSQATRVLGPLLIAFGIDHALPALQQGNPAQILITGGGYVLAAALTAWMTAGYVTTTAQLSQAMLLDLRRRVFQHTQRLSLEFHEKYTSGRIISRQTSDLEALRELLDSGVASLASGVIFMVFTAISIFTLDWPTGIVILLAAIPMFFLSRWYQKRSQVAFRASRVVSAKLIVNFVETMTGIRAVKAFRRERANNAKYTELSEDYRKVTVTSINLNGIFQPGLILIGNVAVAVVLLLGGFRVLSGGLEVGALLALILATKRFFSPVDQMAMFYTSFQSAQAALEKVSGLLEEVPTVRPPKHPIALSEPRGELVFDGVEFRYGDGPLVMPHLDLTIPAGQTVAVVGQTGAGKSTLAKLVARFYDVSKGSLRLDGVPLDRLSSEDLRRAIVMVTQEAFLFSGSVAENIALGKPSASREEIEAAAKAVGAHDFIMALPEGYDTDVNKRGGRVSAGQRQLLSFARAFLAAPAVLILDEATASLDIPSERIVQQGLKKLLGSVTGSSRTAIIIAHRLSTVEIADRVLVVHDGEIVEDGSPADLIAGGGRFATLHGAWQDSLV; encoded by the coding sequence GTCAGCCTCAACCGCGCCGACTCCAAGGCAGTGCGCGCCCGCTCGCTGCGCCTGTTGGGTTCGCTGATCCGACCGGTGCGCGGCAAATTCATCCTGACCGTCATCCTCGTGGTGTTCTCCCAAGCCACCCGGGTGCTCGGGCCGTTGCTGATCGCCTTCGGCATCGACCACGCGCTGCCGGCCCTGCAGCAGGGAAATCCGGCACAGATCCTGATCACCGGCGGCGGCTACGTGTTGGCCGCGGCCCTGACCGCCTGGATGACCGCCGGATACGTCACCACGACGGCGCAGTTGAGCCAGGCGATGCTGCTGGACCTGCGCCGCCGGGTCTTCCAGCACACCCAGCGGTTGAGCCTGGAATTCCATGAAAAGTACACCTCCGGGCGGATCATCTCCCGGCAGACTTCCGATTTGGAAGCCTTGCGCGAATTGCTGGACTCCGGCGTCGCCTCATTGGCCTCCGGGGTGATCTTCATGGTGTTCACCGCGATCAGCATTTTCACCCTGGATTGGCCGACCGGGATCGTGATTCTGCTTGCCGCGATTCCGATGTTCTTCCTCTCCCGCTGGTATCAGAAGCGCTCGCAAGTGGCTTTCCGGGCGTCCCGGGTGGTCTCCGCGAAGCTGATCGTGAACTTCGTGGAGACCATGACCGGCATCCGCGCGGTCAAAGCCTTCCGCCGCGAACGCGCGAACAATGCCAAGTACACCGAGCTCTCCGAGGACTACCGCAAGGTCACCGTGACCTCGATCAACCTGAACGGCATCTTCCAGCCCGGGCTGATCCTGATCGGCAATGTCGCCGTGGCCGTGGTGCTCCTGCTGGGTGGCTTCCGGGTGCTTTCCGGCGGCCTAGAAGTGGGTGCTCTGCTCGCCTTGATCCTGGCCACCAAGCGGTTCTTCTCCCCGGTGGACCAGATGGCGATGTTCTACACCTCGTTCCAATCCGCGCAGGCCGCATTGGAAAAGGTCTCCGGGTTGCTCGAAGAAGTACCCACGGTACGCCCGCCGAAACACCCGATCGCCTTGTCTGAGCCGCGCGGCGAATTGGTGTTCGACGGCGTCGAATTCCGGTACGGCGACGGACCGCTGGTCATGCCGCACTTGGACTTGACCATTCCGGCCGGCCAAACCGTCGCCGTCGTCGGGCAGACCGGGGCCGGAAAATCCACCTTGGCCAAACTCGTGGCCCGGTTCTATGACGTTTCCAAAGGCTCGTTGAGGCTGGACGGCGTGCCGCTGGACCGGCTCAGCTCGGAAGATCTACGCCGGGCGATCGTGATGGTGACCCAGGAAGCCTTCCTGTTCAGCGGATCGGTCGCGGAGAACATCGCCTTGGGTAAACCCTCGGCGAGCCGCGAAGAGATCGAAGCCGCAGCGAAGGCCGTCGGCGCGCACGATTTCATCATGGCGTTGCCGGAGGGCTATGACACGGATGTGAACAAACGCGGCGGCCGGGTCTCCGCCGGGCAACGGCAACTGCTCTCCTTTGCCCGGGCGTTCCTCGCCGCGCCGGCCGTGCTGATCCTCGACGAAGCCACCGCCTCGCTGGACATCCCCTCGGAACGGATCGTGCAGCAGGGCCTGAAGAAGCTGCTCGGATCGGTCACCGGATCCTCGCGGACCGCGATCATCATCGCGCACCGGCTCTCCACCGTGGAGATCGCCGACCGGGTGCTGGTGGTGCACGACGGCGAGATCGTCGAGGACGGATCTCCGGCCGATCTGATTGCCGGTGGCGGCCGCTTCGCCACTCTGCACGGCGCCTGGCAGGACTCGCTGGTCTGA